ggagaagagagagggccggccagaggtggcgccccccccccccctgcccagtccgaattggacaaggggaggggttggcgcccccctccttccttctcttctctcctctttccccttcttctcctacttggactaggaaagggggggcagttcctacttggagtaggattctcccccttgggcgcgccccctagggccggccggcctcctcctcccctcctttatatacggaggtgggggcgccccatagacacacaagttgatctttaaccgtgtggtgcccccctccacaattttccacctcggtcataccgtcatagtgcttaggcgaagccctgcgtcggtaacttcatcatcaccgtcaccacgccgtcgtgctgatgaaactctccctcgacactctgctggatcgtgagttcgtgggacgtcaccgacaggcgtcggcggaaggcaCTCGCAGAGGCGCAGTGCGATCTCGTTAACGCAGGTGGGGAGTCATTCTTTGACTCAGACGATCCTCGTTGGGAAGACGCATGGCTCGATACCTCGGACGACACCAGCGAGAATGATGAGGACGACTCGAAGTAGGTTCTAGTTGCACCGTAATTTTTATCTAGTTGCACCGTAGTAGTTTTTATCGTGTTGGACTagttttttttatctatctatgctatgatgAACTATGTACGCTATGTGAACTATCTATGTATCGGTTTTTTTATCTATTTTAATCTATGCCTATGTTTTTTTACATTTGTTCAGagtgcatatgttgtttgtgcgagagcGCGCGCAATTTTTTGCAGCGGCTGCTGGAGCGGCTCGCGCGCGCTAAAATTTGGAGCAGTCGTTGGAGCAAACGCACCCCGCCGCGCAAAAACAGACGATCCGCGCGCTACATATAGATTTTTAACGCGCCGCACGTAGCGCGGCTATTGAAGATGCTTTTAGTCGTGCCCAATAGTCTGGAGTACACGGTTAAGCTGACAGGACAGGAGGAGGAAGGAGCTGTCCAAAACGGGGCCCGAGCTAGTGGAGAGCCGGAAGAAGACGGGAGACAGCTCGCACGCGGATGGTGAGCTCATTCTCCGTTTAGTATTCGGAGCGTGCTTAGCCGGTTGATGTTTGCTTAAGATTCGTTCTCGTCTCTCACTTTCCGGAGTCGGGGTCAATGGTCGATCGTGTGTACGCACGCACGTACACTTGTTTTTCCGTTATTACTTACGTAGCTCCCAGCCCAGGTTTTCCAGCAAAATTGATCCGTCCGTCGGAGCTGCAGGTAACCCCATCGAGGCATGGAGCGAAACACAGGTCGTTCTTGTGGCACCACGCTAACACCACACGTGCATTTTACGTAGCTCACCTACGCGCGCATTGCATCCACATGATTATCTTTTTTCTAGGGGAGCAACATGATTATGTTTTTTTTGCGATGAAACCACGTGTGGTTATGTTAAGCACGCAACGAAGTCCAAAGCACCACATGGTTAtgttaaggccttgtacaatgggaggtgcttaggggagatgcttagagaaataaatcagactttttttaagcaccggtgcttatttgtaccgggtagacgcttaactaagcgtctctcctgtaaaaataggcaccggtgcttcagaaaatctcggtttatttttctaagcacccctctaagcatctcccattgtacaaggcctaagcacGCAAAAAAGTCCAAAGCACGAGCACCGAATTGGGAGGTCTTTACCCAGTATGGATGGCAGAATAATCTTCGGATTGGTCCACCACCTCCTTCGATGTAGGCTTAGCGTTGGTCCTATACGATCCTATTGTTGCTGATATGTTGTCTTTTCTTATCTTCTTTTATTTTGTCATTGCTTGTTGTGTGTATTTTAGTTATCCAGAGTTCGGGTGTTCCTGATCATGCTTTATATCCGCTTGATGCTATAATTTAAGTAAATAAAAATGCCCTTTATCGAAAATTATTCAGTATTCGTCTTTTTTACAAACGTTGCTTTacctgcattacattattcactGAGGCCCTTCGGTACCTTCAGCCGTGTAGGGAATTTCAAATAGTAGCATATGGATACGTACCGCTCATCGTCGACAAATAGGCCATATTAAGTATGTAATCAAAAATATTACTGTAATCAATACTTATCTTTTAAAAAATTCTTTTTTGCGGGCATCAAGACAAGGGTTTCTGTAGTCGTCCGGTCCCTCTGGCTAGCCAATGGGAGGATAGTGGGAGGACTCGTTGTAGACATTGTCCTCTccttgtcatcttcttcttcatacGGCGGCGCCATGCAGTCGCTCAAGCATATCAAGCACCCTCTGCTTCCGCGGGGTGCTGATGAAGCGATGATTGTGCATTGAGGAGGATGAACTACATGACGCCAAACCTGGTGGAGGGCCATTCTGACAGATGTGCATGCGAGATATGCCCGGAGGAGTTCATGGAGGGGGAGAGCCTCACGCTCCTCGCCTATGATCACTACTAACTCCCCTGTGCATCCAGAGGTGGCTAGTAGCAGAGCTTTGATACTTCTTTTAATAATTGCTTACCACCTATGCCATGTGGTTGGCTAGTAGAAGAGCTTAGTAAAATTCTAAGGGAgggcatcccccccccccccacacccagtTGTTCATATTTTGTCTTCCTCCCACCCCCCATGGACATTTCTGCCTAGCTCAACCACTGGATGTGGCTGCTGAAGAGGAATTCATGCCCTATTTACAAAGAGGCGCGTAGATGGATATACATATACAAATAAATATGGGATTTTTAATTTTGTGCCCCTTCGTTCCTTAGTACTGCTCAGATTTGCCCTAAGTCTTAAATTTTCCTCACTTTCCCCTCATCCCTGTGCCACAGCCTCACAAATGACCACAGCAGAAAGTACTACTATAACTGACAGCTTTCTGTCAATTTCCATCCCCTACATTATTAGTACAGCCTACAGGGGTGGCACCTCTTCATCAAGCAAGCATAAAAATGCAACTAATTGTTAGTACCTTCTTTACTTCTAGAGTTTACAAGAAAAAAATCTTATTATTGTACTATTTCTTCAACTTTCCATCCTCAATATTAGGCTCATATGTGCCATAATGAAATGTTTGTATTTCTTCAACTTTCTTTCCTCAACTTTCCATCCCCTACATTATTAGGAGAATTGCATATGTTGACGCTCTGCATCGAGAGAATTGCATATGTTGGctctattttatttttcttgcttagGAAATTGCAACTGCTGGGTGGGCTGGCGAAGGCGATTCTATTGCTAGGCGGTTTCGTCTTTTCTTTTCAACAGATTTCGTTCATGTTTGTTTGATTGAGGTAATATCACTGATAGAACTTGCCATCGATGTTCACTTTACTGCTTGAACTTGGAAAATACGTTGGACTGGTTCTAAAACTTGACATGAACATGTAAATACGGTGATAATTTCATCCATAGACGTATAATGCGCGGACATGGCACAATATTTTGATTAGCATGCACATGTGGCATGGGACCCACTTCCAACAGATGGCTTGCTTCATATATGTCTccatgaccagtgggtcccacatgtcagcacaactggaaaatcaacaatgaaaataGTCCCCACTAACGTTTGAACTTTATTTTTCTTTGAGAATTCAAACTAGAGACACAGAACCAGTCAACCACTCGCTTTCTCATGTCCAGTAATGGTAACCATTCCTAATGTTTTGTGGAGAACACGTTCGTGGGTTTTAAATTGCTGCGGTCAGTAAAACCCAATTTGCACATGGTACCTATTTTTAGGAATTTGCAAAAAGTTTGCAAATTATAATCAtagtaataaaaataaatttaaaaatcTTCTTGTGTCATAAATATTATACATACAAATAAAATAacttatttaaaaaatgttcatgtgatttaaaaaatattcacttaTTTACATGCAGATTATACTTAAAAGTTCGAATCCTAATGGTGACATTTTTATCGTTTATTTGCCATTTATGTGGGGTCCACTGGTCATAGAGACTTACACTAAGCAAGCCATTTGTTGGAAGTGGGTTCGAGCTAGTGGTGAGCCAGACGGGCACCCTCCTTTTTTTtgggagagaattccttatttggccctttcttaaatttTGCTTCCCTATTTGGCCCAAAATAAaattttcttccctatttgacaatAAAGTAATTTTCATTCCTTATATGACACTTCCGTCCATTTTAGGCAGTAACGAGGTTAAGTATGACGTGAAAAGACCATTTTGTCCCTAGTGCATTATGTAACTATCTTGGATGTAGTTAAAAAGCAATCAGTCCACCTGTTTTAGGGATGTTCAACAGATGTTGCGCATGTATATGtattccctccgttcggaattacttgtctcggaaatggatttatctagatacatccatttccgagacaaataATTCCGAACGGGGGGAGTATTCTTTAATATTTTTTTCTTAGGTAAACTGGGATGTGCGTGTAAAAGACGTACAATACATCCGTAAAACTTGTACTAGCATACCTATGATTACTTACTTTTTTGCGAATAAGTACAGTGCCATATATTTTCCGGCGAGATGCAGTACAAGCTAGCCGCGGCTGATTACTTTCCGGCCGCCAATCGGGAGACTCGCGTACAAGTACGTAAGCAGCTGGATCGATTTGCACCAGATGCACTTGCATGTACGAAGTACAAGTCGCCGACTAGTAGATCGATGGCACAACTAATTGCCACGGGACACGGGAGCTTGTCGCTCTCATTAATATCTTCATTGCCTTTTCTCACGGTATACAAGTTATCACATATATATACTAGCAGTGCTAATTGGAACGTGTAAACAAATTCAGGATTTAGTGGTATGTGACTGTGTAATACTGTGCTTCAGAACATGATGAACTAATCAAAATATGCTAGTACAAATTCTTATTTTTTCCGGGGTGCTAGTACAAATTCTATGGATGTTTTGTATGGTTTTTACACACACAGACCAGATTACATAAGAAAAAATATTGGAGCATACATATACATGTGCAGCATCCTTTGAACATCCATAAAACATGGGTGACCTGATTGCTCTTTTACTTCATCCAAGATAGTTACAAAATGCATTAGGGGTAAAATGGTCTTTTCACCTCATAATTAACACAGTTAGTGTCTAAAATGTACAAAAGTGTCATATAAGAAACAAAAATTACTTTAgatgtcaaatagggaagaaattttattttgggccaaataaggaagcaaattttaagaaaaggccaaataaggaattctctttttttttttttgagacaaacaggCACCCTCCTACTCCAATAGTCTGAAGCTTACTCCGGCCCAATAGTGTGGTCTGTGGAAGATGACGACGGGAGACAGCTCGCACACGGATGGTGAGCTCATTCTCCGTTTAGTATTCGGTGCGTGCTTAGCCGGTTGATGTTTGCTTCTTGTTCGCGTCTCTCACTTTCCCGAGTCGGAGTCAATGGTCGATCGTGTGTACGCACGCACGTAAACTTGTTTTTTCCGTTACTTACGTAGCTCCCAGCCCAGGTTTTCCAGCAAAATCGATCCGTCCGTCGGAGATGCTGGTAACCCGTCGAGGCCTGGAGCGAAACACAGGCCGTTCTTGTGGCACCGCGGTAACGCCACATGTGCATTTTATGTATAGCTCACCTACGCGCGCATTGCATCCACACGATTATGTTTTTTAGGGGACCACATGATTATGTTTTTTGTTTCGTTTTGCGATGAAACCACATGATTATGTTAAGCGCACGAAGAAGTGCGAAGCACACACACCGAATTGGGAGGTCTTTATCCAGTATGGATGGCGGCATAATCTTCGGATTGGTCCTTCACCTTCTTCGATATAGGTTTAGCGTTGGTCCTATATGATCCTACTGTTGTGTTGCTGATATGTCGTCTTTTTTAGCTTATTTCATTTTGCTATGATCGGGTGCGGGGTAGTGGGTAGTTCATCTAGAGAAAGCGGTATGGCCTGGTGTGTTGTAAGACATTTGGGCTCAGTTCGCTTTTAGTTTcattaatgaaatcggagggaaacctcttttattcaaaaaaaaatcattttgCTATTGCTTGTTGTGTGTATTTTAGTTATGCAGAGGTCGAGTGTTGTTGATCatgctttgtatccgcttgatgctataATTTGAGTCAAAAAAAGTGCCTTTTATCGAAAAAAGTGCCTTTTATCGAAAAATATCCAGTGTTTGCCTTTGTTACAAACTTTGCTCTACCTGCATTATGTTATTCACTGAGGCCCGTCGGTACCTTCAGTTGTGTAGGGAATTTCAAATAGTAGCATATGCATACATACCGCTCACCGCCGATAAATAGGTCATATTAAGTATGTAATCAAAAATTTATTGTAAAACAATACTATTTTTTGAAAAATCTTCTTTGCAGGCATCATGACAAGGGTTTCTGTAGTTGTCCCGATCCCTCTGGCCAACCAATGTGAGGATAGTGGGAGGACTTGTTGTAGCCATTGTCCTCtccttgccctcttcttcttcataCGACGGCGCTAGGCAACGAGGCGGGCACTCGAGTAGATCAAGCACCCTCTGCCGTCACGGGTTGCTGATGAAGCGACGATTGTGCATTGAGGACGATGAACTACACGACGCCAAACTTGGTGGAGGGCCATTCTGACATACATGCATGTGAGATATGCCCGGAGGAGTTCATGGAGGGGGAGAGCCTCACGCTCCTCGCCTATGATCACTACTACCTCCCCGGTGCATTCAGAGGTGGCCAGTAGCGAAGCTTTGATACGTTTTTTTATAACTGCTTACCCACCTATGCCATGTGGTTGGCCCGTAGAAGAGCTTAGTAAAAGTCTGAGGGGggcatcgccccccccccccccccctccccctccatatTTTGGCTTCCTCCCATACTCCATTGAGATTCCTGCCTAGCTTCGGCACTGGATATGGCTGCTGAAGTGGAATTCATGCCCTATTTACAAAGAGCCAGCGTAGATGGATATACATGTACAAATAAATATGGGATTTTCATATTTGTGTGCCCCTCGTTTCTTAGTACTACTCAGTTTTGCCTCGAGTCTAAACTTTCCTCACTTTTTCCCTCATCCCTGCGCCACAGCCTCACAAATGACCACACCAGAAAGTATCACTATAACTGACAGCTTGTTGTCAATTTATGTTCCTTACGTCGATAATCAAGTTCCCTAACCGCGAGGAGCCGAACATGACATTCCCGCCTCGCGTTAAACATCTATAACTAGTTCTCCGCAGGATAGCAAAGAACATCTATTACTAGTTTTTGCTACTATGAAATGCCGAACGGATGGTGTGTTTTGCGGTATCTCTTTTAGGTAGGTACGAACCACGCTTTTGCGCGGGCATTTGCCTGGAAATGGAGCGAGCAGGTGGATTATCTATGCGTGGTGGCGCCGACTTTAGTTTGTAAATAAAGAGAGCATTACGAAACGCAATCCACTAATAGAGTGCCACGCGCATGAATGAAGAAGTCAAAAGCACAAGCCCCCAACATGGCTTGATGCGCACGTACACCCAACGCAACCAAGTGACCTCATTGTCTATACCACCTGCACATCTTGCAGAGTCAAAAGACGCAAATTGTTTATGGAGGGTGCGCGCTATCGGATCGAGAGTTTGGAGAACGAATTCGTGCGTGATATGATAGGAAATAAATATCCGATTCATAATTTTGTACCACATCCGGAGAACGCGTGTAATTTGCATGATTGCATCTTGTGGAGAACAATCGCGGCAAAATGTCATTTTCCAGCACAGGAGCGGAAGGGGCTTGTCAAGCACTCAATGCTCTGACCAATCTTTCGCCTTCACGGATCATCACGGCTCTCGTCTTTGATCGTGAGACCAGCAAGTAGCACATACTTTAATCAAGAAAGAACGAGTTGTACTACTTCGAATCGATCTTCGATCAAACGGTCAAAAAAGCAGCCTGGATCAttcttctctgcttcttcaacaaacaaatgttcagatttctacaacAAACAAATGTTTGAAACTTGCAGGCAGTGGAGCAGGCACAGGCATCGCCGCCGATGTCCTATCGCCACGACGGAACTGCGCCGGCCCACCGCGAGGAGCCGAACCGGACGGCGGCGCCGTCGCCAGCGCGGGCCGGCAGCATGACGACGCGCGCGGACGCGCTCCACGCCGGGTCCCTCCGCAGCAGCCGCCTGTCCTGCTCCGTCCTCCGCAGCAGCACCTCCTCGGCGCGCTCGCGCAGGCGCCGCGCGTCGGCCACGACGGCCTCGTCCAGCCCCGCCCACTTCCACTCCGGCGGGGACGCCGCGCTCTCCTCCACCCGCTTCAGCACGCAGACGAGCTCCATCGCGTCGGCCAGCCCGAGCGTGTCGATGCGCTCGCTCATCTCCCGGACCCTCGCGGCGATGTTGCGCTCCGCCGTGACGCGGTCCTCCTCGGCCAGCCGGATGGCCTCCCAGACGAGGGCGTGGGCCTGCGGCGCGCATGAAGGGGGCGGCGcctggcggacggcggcggcgacggacgcgAAGGCGGCGAGCTCGGAGACGAGGTGCGGGTTGGGGAGCGCGGTGAGGTGCTCGGGGTCGCAGGAGGCGTCCGGCAGGAGGAGGAGCACCTCGAGCAGGCGCGCGGAGAAGCGGACccaggaggcggccgcgaaggagCGGCCCAGCGGGAAGGCGGCGAGCGCGAGAGGGTTGCGGCCCGAGGCCGGGTGGCGGAGGAGGGCGACGAGGAGCTGGTCGCGGAGGATGAAGGCGCCGCGGGCGAGCAGGACCCTGAGCGCGACGAGGCACTTGAGGGCCACGgaggcgtcgccgccgccggcggccgcggCGCGCAGGCGGTCCGTGAAGGCGGACGCGAGCGCCGCGGCGGAGAGGCGCGAGCCGCGGCCGAAGGCGAGGAGCGCGTCCAGGTGGTGCGCGGACGGCGGGACCGTCGACGGGTGGTGCGCCGTCGCCCGCAGGACCGCGCCCTGCGCGTCGGCGCCGGGGGCCGGGGAGGCGGCCCCCGGGGAGAGGAGCGTCGCCGCGAGCCGCAGGAGCTTGAGGCCCATGGCGGGCGATTGGCGCCGCGCGAGCAGGTGGGATGGAGCCGCGAAGAGGTTGGGGATCGGGGGGCGGGACTTGGCAGGAAGCGGTCAGTTTATAATCCTTGCTGGTGGCGGGGCCGCCGTCGGATGCGACGGGCGGGGCTATCGGCGCCGTCGGATCGGTTTGACTCGATCAATTTGCATCTTTGGATGACCCATACCAGCGGTAAGGAACAGTGCAGTGCATCGTCTGGGAGAAGGAAGAGACGAGTCAACttgtcctcctcttcttcatcggaGGAGGTCAACACTTCACCGCAGAAAGGTGCACCGAATGGCACGAGAAAGTTCTTCTGTTGCAGCTCGGTTACTTTTGGTCCAACGGTATTTCTCGTTGTTCTACAGGGGTGGCACCTCTTCATCAAGCAAGCGTAAAAATGCAACTAATTGTTCGTACCTTCTTTACTTGTAGAGTTTACAAGGAAACCTCACATAGTAATCAACTTTCGGCATAAAAAAGTTGGTTAATTAAATGATCCTGTCGGCATTCGCAGCCTCGCACGAGATCACTGGACGAAAGTAGCTGGAAGTCCATTTTATCAATTTTAATGCCTTGTATGCCTGTATCCCCATTGCCAGCACATCTGCCCCATGACAGATTGACAGAATATGGCATGGCTGTCTCCGGGAACCTGTGGATATAGTTTTCATTGATCCAAGGTGCAGTAGCCCATACGGGTCTCCATAGGGCGCGATTTGATCGTCCTAATCTGAACATTGACGGCAAACTTACCGTACAGCTTTATTCGCACGCTGCCCCGAATAAAATTATTCACGCCCATACTATCACAATCAGGTCATTACCATCTCAACAAAAGGGAAATCAGGTCATTACGCAAATGGAAATGTGGTAGTACTTTGTTGTGTTGAAGAAAAAATGCCGTAGACAAATtatgataatcacaatagaaatgaTAGTTGGTTCAAGTAACAGAGTACTAAAACTAGTTATGCAATTAGGTAAATATAAAAGACAAGCATCACATCCATGTCAATTGCTAATATTACTAGTCCCAGTGAAACTAGTTATGCAATTAGGTAAATATAAAAGACCGCTATCCAAAAATCTGATTGCCCCTCTCCCGTAAAGATTTGCAAGAGTCTTTGTTTCAAAGGTCTGCTCTCTCACTTAATGGTGCACACCGAGAAGCGAGGTGGGAAAGCGATAGACAACGCACGgcttatcgaaaaaggctttcgccccgctttatatataaagcaaaccgccCGAGCCAAACATCCAACAgagttcacacacacacacagacacactcaAAGTCACACACCCAGAAAGGTAGCAGtagggttaatgctgagggcacagctcaacaagccctaagAACAAAATGACACACACAATGACCGCCACAAACGAGGCAGGCCTAATcaggctccggcggcggtggcggaagcGGGGGCGCCATGCGGAAGGCCATCGATCGAAGGTCGGTGAGGAGGGTGTTGATGACGATccggtcctgggggcggctaagcggccgccagagctgcaaatAGCCACACATTCTGAAGATCGCGTCAGTCGCACGGCGCAGAGGCACTTTCTGAATAACAAGCTTGTTGCGAATATTCCAAAGCGTCCACGCTAGGATCCCAATGCACAGCCATCTAATATGGCGGTAACGCGGGGAGGAGGCATGGATCTCCGCGAATAAGTCGGGGAAGTTGGTATTGCACCATTGTCCGCCGACCGTTTCACGGAAGCACGACCACAGGAACTGGGCAGTGGAGCAGTTGAAGAAAATGTGGTTCGAATCCTCAACCGTGGCGCACAGGGGACACATCCCATCCCCAGGGCCATTGCGCTTGCGGACTTCAACCCCAGAGGGGAGACGTCCCCGGATCCACTGCCAGAGGAATATCCTGATCTTGAGGGGGAGGCGAATGTCCCAGATCAGGCTAAAGGGCTCAGGGGCCAGCGAGGGGCCGATGGCAACGTACAGAGACTTCGTGGGCTCCAGGCGCCACGTCATGGAGTCAGCGGCGCCCTCTACATCCATCGGCAAGAGAGCGATGTCCTGTAGAAGGGCGTCCCATGCGTCAACCACCTGGGGGCCAAAGGGGCACCGAAAGGCgagacgccctaagtcaataagggccctctcGACGGAAATCCGGGGGTCAGCCGCAATGGCAAATAAGCCGGGGAAGCGGGCGGCCGAGGGGAATCCCCAAGCCAGCGGTCGAACCAAAATAGGGTCGAGGACCCGGAACCCACAGAGATGGACGTGCCAATTCGGAGCACGGGAAGGAGCTGAATCACAGCTTGCCAGAACTGGGATCCCCCAGAGCGCTGGCAGAAAGCTAGAGGTTGGCCCCGGAGATACTTATTCTAGATGATGGTAAGCCAGAGGCCGCCCTCCCCGTTGGCAATACGCCATAGCCATCGGGTCAGGAGAGCAATGTTCATGCGACGGGAAGACAAGATCCCCAGACCTccctggtccttgggtttgcaAATGTCAGGCCAGCTCACCATATGGTATTTTTGCTTGTCCCCCTCGCCAGCCCAGAAGAACCTGGACTGATATTTGGCCACCTCCTGGTGgagcgtctcatggaggctatagaagctcatgaggaaccagAGGAGGCTAGCCAGCGAGGAGTTGATGAGGATTACCCTCGCCGCCT
This window of the Triticum aestivum cultivar Chinese Spring chromosome 5D, IWGSC CS RefSeq v2.1, whole genome shotgun sequence genome carries:
- the LOC123124939 gene encoding putative clathrin assembly protein At4g40080 — its product is MGLKLLRLAATLLSPGAASPAPGADAQGAVLRATAHHPSTVPPSAHHLDALLAFGRGSRLSAAALASAFTDRLRAAAAGGGDASVALKCLVALRVLLARGAFILRDQLLVALLRHPASGRNPLALAAFPLGRSFAAASWVRFSARLLEVLLLLPDASCDPEHLTALPNPHLVSELAAFASVAAAVRQAPPPSCAPQAHALVWEAIRLAEEDRVTAERNIAARVREMSERIDTLGLADAMELVCVLKRVEESAASPPEWKWAGLDEAVVADARRLRERAEEVLLRRTEQDRRLLRRDPAWSASARVVMLPARAGDGAAVRFGSSRWAGAVPSWR